The Anas platyrhynchos isolate ZD024472 breed Pekin duck chromosome 31, IASCAAS_PekinDuck_T2T, whole genome shotgun sequence genome includes a window with the following:
- the LOC140000077 gene encoding olfactory receptor 14C36-like, whose product MPNISSVSEFLLMAFAETRELQLLHFALFLGIYLAALLGNGLILTAVACDHRLHTPMYLFLLNLALLDLGCISTTVPKAMANSLWDTRTISYQGCAAQVLFFIFFFGSEFSILTIMAYDRYVAICKPLHYGSLLGSRACATMAAAAWGSGFLNAVLHTAATFSLPLCHGNAVEQFFCEIPQILKLSCSGSDYLKEVRLLVVSAFLAFGCFVFIVFSYVQIIRAVLRMPSVQGRHKSFSTCLPHLAVVSLFVSTVMVAYLKPPSISSPSLDLVVTFLYSVVAIAVNPLIYSMRNQELKEALWKLFGHMILWHQ is encoded by the coding sequence atgcccaacatcagctctgtgagtgagttcctcctgatGGCATTTGCAGaaacacgggagctgcagcttctgcacttcgcactcttcctgggcatctacctggctgccctcctgggcaacggcctcatcctcactgctgtagcctgcgaccaccgcctgcacacccccatgtacctcttcctcctcaacctcgccctcctcgacctgggatgcatctccaccactgtccccaaagccatggccaattccctctgggacaccaggaccatctcctatcaagggtGTGCTGCACAAGttctctttttcatcttcttctttggttcagagttttcaattcttaccatcatggcctatgaccgctacgttgccatctgcaagcccctgcactatgggagcctcctgggcagcagagcttgtgccaccatggcagcagctgcctggggcagtggctttctcaatgctgtcctgcacacagccgctacattttccctgcccctctgccatggcaatgctgtggagcagttcttctgtgaaatcccccagatcctcaagctctcctgctcaggtTCAGACTACCTAAAGGAAGTTAGACTTCTGGTGGTTAGTGCATTTTTagcatttggttgttttgttttcattgttttctcctATGTGCAGATCATCAGAgccgtgctgaggatgccctctgtgcagggccggcacaaatccttttccacatgcctccctcacctggctgtggtctccctgtttgtcagcactgtcatggttgcctacctgaagcccccctccatctcctctccatcccttgACCTGGTGGTGacatttctgtactcagtggtggctatagcagtgaaccccctcatctacagcatgaggaatcagGAGCTCAAGGAAGCCTTGTGGAAACTCTTTGGACACATGATTCTTTGGCATCAATAA